In the Malus domestica chromosome 16, GDT2T_hap1 genome, one interval contains:
- the LOC103433194 gene encoding protein NRT1/ PTR FAMILY 4.5-like translates to MAVRATMIENTCAGLDLTAGPSASGVVWHWHLGSGSWNATVFGLDNELGAKDLAYEPLKRNQGGFKANYFIFAMMFLDNIGFVANMASLVLYFMFVIHFDLSGSATTTTNYLGTTFLLTIVGGFISDAYMNRLNTTLLFGVIELMGYMLLIIQSHYTKLQPLPCLESTCVHGTKALLFYASISFVALGGGGIRGAIPALGADQFNSKDPNEHKLIASFFNWLLLSITVGAVVGVTFVVYVSSNVGWDIGFIISLSCAAVGLIFVALGRPYYRVRVPGDSPLIRVLEVLVVSVKNWKVEVPQSSDELYEIHARDSASKAELIPHSSQFRLLDKAAVLPTGLSGAGKWKVCTVTQVEEVKVLTRMMPILLSTILMNTCLAQLQTVSIQQGTLMNTRIGDFDVPSASIPVIPLLFMSLLIPIYEFAFVPLLRKITGHPNGITHLQRVGVGLVLSAISMAIAGLVEVKRKHEMVHHNHKISLFWLSFHYAIFGIADMFTLVGLMEFFYKEAPAGMRSLSTSFSWLSLSIGYYLSTVFVDLINTITSKFTKNKMGWLEGRDMNKSHVDYFYWFLAILSVVNFGIYVWCAKWYKYKNDIAVDEEMLLKAGEPQSFSASGVSIVSKAGEKEEKQSGAK, encoded by the exons ATGGCTGTCAGAGCGACAATGATTGAGAATACTTGTGCTGGATTGGATCTCACGGCCGGTCCGTCGGCTTCTGGCGTTGTTTGGCATTGGCATTTGGGATCTGGGAGTTGGAATGCCACTGTTTTT GGGTTGGACAATGAACTTGGTGCTAAGGACTTGGCCTATGAGCCCTTGAAGAGGAACCAAGGTGGATTCAAGGCCAACTATTTTATCTTTG CAATGATGTTCCTTGATAACATAGGCTTTGTGGCTAACATGGCAAGCCTGGTTTTATACTTCATGTTCGTCATACATTTTGACCTCTCTGGCTCTGCAACCACCACAACAAATTACTTGGGCACTACATTCTTGCTCACCATTGTTGGAGGATTCATCTCTGATGCCTATATGAATCGCCTCAACACGACTCTACTCTTTGGCGTAATCGAGTTGATG GGATATATGTTGCTCATTATTCAATCCCATTACACAAAACTGCAACCTCTACCTTGTCTGGAATCAACCTGTGTGCATGGCACAAAGGCCCTACTGTTTTACGCTTCGATTTCCTTTGTGGCACTTGGAGGAGGTGGAATCAGAGGAGCAATCCCGGCTTTAGGAGCTGATCAATTCAACTCCAAAGATCCCAATGAGCACAAGCTCATAGCCAGCTTCTTCAATTGGCTTTTGCTTAGCATAACAGTTGGAGCTGTGGTTGGTGTCACATTTGTGGTGTATGTGAGCTCAAATGTTGGATGGGATATCGGATTTATCATCTCCTTGTCCTGCGCTGCGGTTGGTCTTATCTTTGTTGCATTGGGAAGGCCATATTATCGCGTCCGAGTTCCAGGAGACAGCCCTTTGATTAGGGTTCTAGAG GTTTTGGTGGTGTCTGTAAAGAACTGGAAGGTGGAGGTACCCCAGAGTTCCGATGAATTGTATGAAATACACGCTCGCGATTCTGCTTCTAAAGCAGAGCTCATCCCCCACAGCAGTCAATTCAG ATTACTAGACAAGGCAGCCGTTCTTCCTACAGGCCTGAGCGGAGCAGGAAAATGGAAAGTTTGCACAGTCACGCAGGTGGAAGAAGTGAAGGTTTTGACAAGGATGATGCCTATTCTTCTAAGCACAATCCTCATGAACACATGCTTAGCCCAATTGCAAACCGTTTCAATCCAACAAGGCACCCTCATGAACACGCGCATTGGCGATTTTGATGTCCCATCTGCCTCAATCCCGGTGATTCCTCTATTGTTCATGTCCCTCCTTATCCCCATCTACGAATTTGCCTTCGTTCCCCTCTTGCGCAAAATCACGGGTCACCCCAATGGCATAACCCACCTCCAAAGAGTCGGGGTGGGGCTTGTCCTCTCAGCTATCTCAATGGCCATAGCAGGACTCGTAGAAGTGAAGCGAAAACATGAGATGGTTCACCACAACCACAAAATCAGCCTCTTCTGGCTCTCTTTCCATTACGCAATCTTTGGAATAGCGGACATGTTTACACTTGTGGGGCTGATGGAATTCTTCTACAAGGAAGCTCCCGCCGGCATGCGCTCTCTTTCCACTTCCTTCTCTTGGCTCTCTCTGTCCATTGGCTACTACTTGAGCACGGTTTTTGTTGATCTCATAAACACCATCACTAGCAAGTTCACTAAGAACAAAATGGGGTGGCTGGAAGGGCGCGACATGAACAAAAGCCACGTGGACTATTTCTATTGGTTCCTCGCGATCCTCAGCGTGGTTAATTTCGGAATTTATGTATGGTGTGCCAAATGGTACAAGTATAAGAATGACATTGCGGTCGACGAGGAAATGTTGCTCAAAGCCGGAGAACCTCAGTCTTTCTCTGCAAGTGGTGTAAGCATTGTGTCCAAGGcaggagagaaggaagaaaaacaaaGCGGGGCCAAGTGA
- the LOC103433123 gene encoding pectin acetylesterase 10-like isoform X2 — translation MRFLGSANMKLLWVVGFMGLLFCRRTDGTFIREVNVTQEQDLHYTQSNVYGYAAYGYGVSTRPLMVGLTLINGAAAKGAVCLDGTLPAYHIHRGYGSGANSWLVQLEGGGWCDTIRNCVYRKKTRRGSSAYMEKQIPFSGILSNKAGENPDFYNWNRVKVRYCDGASFSGDSQNEAARLHFRGQRIWKAAMEDLMSKGMRYANQALLSGCSAGGVATVLHCDGFRAMFPSTTKVKCLSDGGLFLDAIDVSGRRTLRSMFRRVVSLQGVQKNLPWSCTNRLNPTLCFFPQHLIASVKTPLFLVNAAYDTWQIQASLAPRTADPNGLWHACTNNNANCAAWQIKFLQGFRYQMLKAVSGFSRAGKNGLFINSCFSHCQTERQDTWFSQNPPLIGNKGIAKSVGNWYFDRYSTKAIDCPYPCDKTCHNLVFK, via the exons ATGAGATTTCTGGGGTCAGCCAacatgaagcttttgtgggttgtGGGGTTTATGGGGTTACTGTTTTGCAGAAGAACAGATGGAACTTTTATTAGGGAAGTGAATGTCACCCAGGAACAAGACCTGCATTATACACAGAGTAATGTGTATGGCTATGCAGCTTATGGTTATGGGGTTTCCACCAGACCCTTGATGGTGGGTCTCACTCTCATCAATGGAGCTGCTGCCAAAGGAGCAG TCTGCCTAGATGGAACATTACCAGCTTACCACATCCACCGCGGATACGGGTCAGGAGCAAACAGTTGGCTCGTTCAGTTGGAG GGAGGAGGATGGTGTGATACAATCAGAAATTGTGTCTATCGTAAGAAAACTCGTCGTGGTTCATCCGCATATATGGAGAAGCAGATACCGTTTTCAGGGATATTGAGCAACAAGGCTGGAGAAAACCCTG ACTTTTACAACTGGAACAGAGTTAAGGTTCGATATTGTGATGGTGCATCTTTCAGCGGTGACAGTCAAAATGAG GCTGCCCGATTGCATTTTCGAGGGCAACGTATCTGGAAAGCTGCTATGGAAGACTTGATGTCAAAGGGAATGCGTTATGCTAATCAG GCTCTTCTTTCTGGATGTTCTGCTGGTGGTGTTGCAACTGTACTCCACTGCGATGGATTTCGTGCAATGTTTCCCTCAACTACTAAAGTCAAGTGCCTCAGCGATGGTGGATTGTTTCTTGACGC AATTGATGTATCTGGTAGGCGCACTTTGAGAAGTATGTTTAGAAGAGTGGTTAGCCTACAG GGGGTGCAAAAGAATCTCCCATGGAGTTGTACCAATCGCCTCAACCCGACTTTG TGCTTTTTCCCCCAGCACTTAATTGCAAGTGTCAAGACTCCCCTTTTTCTGGTCAATGCAGCTTATGATACATGGCAG ATCCAGGCCAGTTTAGCTCCACGAACAGCAGACCCTAATGGCCTTTGGCATGCATGCACAAACAATAATGCAAACTGTGCTGCATGGCAAATTAAGTTTTTGCAAG GTTTCCGGTATCAGATGCTCAAAGCTGTAAGCGGATTCTCGAGGGCCGGTAAAAATGGTTTGTTCATAAATTCTTGCTTTTCTCATTGCCAGACCGAGAGACAAGACACCTGGTTTTCTCAAAATCCTCCCCTTATTGGAAATAAG GGGATAGCAAAATCAGTCGGAAACTGGTATTTCGATCGGTATAGTACCAAAGCTATAGATTGTCCGTACCCTTGTGACAAGACCTGCCATAATCTGGTGTTTAAGTGA
- the LOC103433123 gene encoding pectin acetylesterase 12-like isoform X1, translating to MCIPLLYDSVCLLKFVSLSNDSMDSLIVESKIICFLVTCSCGQFQEMQRKGSDALSHMISVQIMHMLAQKEGLIRYSIFQCAVCLDGTLPAYHIHRGYGSGANSWLVQLEGGGWCDTIRNCVYRKKTRRGSSAYMEKQIPFSGILSNKAGENPDFYNWNRVKVRYCDGASFSGDSQNEAARLHFRGQRIWKAAMEDLMSKGMRYANQALLSGCSAGGVATVLHCDGFRAMFPSTTKVKCLSDGGLFLDAIDVSGRRTLRSMFRRVVSLQGVQKNLPWSCTNRLNPTLCFFPQHLIASVKTPLFLVNAAYDTWQIQASLAPRTADPNGLWHACTNNNANCAAWQIKFLQGFRYQMLKAVSGFSRAGKNGLFINSCFSHCQTERQDTWFSQNPPLIGNKGIAKSVGNWYFDRYSTKAIDCPYPCDKTCHNLVFK from the exons ATGTGCATACCCCTTCTTTATGATTCTGTTTGTTTATTAAAGTTTGTTTCTTTGTCGAACGATTCAATGGATTCATTGATAGTTGAAAGTAAAATCATCTGTTTCTTAGTTACATGCTCATGTGGCCAATTCCAGGAAatgcaaaggaaaggaagtgatGCCTTGAGTCATATGATTAGTGTCCAAATAATGCATATGCTTGCGCAAAAAGAAGGACTTATCAGATATTCAATATTTCAATGTGCAGTCTGCCTAGATGGAACATTACCAGCTTACCACATCCACCGCGGATACGGGTCAGGAGCAAACAGTTGGCTCGTTCAGTTGGAG GGAGGAGGATGGTGTGATACAATCAGAAATTGTGTCTATCGTAAGAAAACTCGTCGTGGTTCATCCGCATATATGGAGAAGCAGATACCGTTTTCAGGGATATTGAGCAACAAGGCTGGAGAAAACCCTG ACTTTTACAACTGGAACAGAGTTAAGGTTCGATATTGTGATGGTGCATCTTTCAGCGGTGACAGTCAAAATGAG GCTGCCCGATTGCATTTTCGAGGGCAACGTATCTGGAAAGCTGCTATGGAAGACTTGATGTCAAAGGGAATGCGTTATGCTAATCAG GCTCTTCTTTCTGGATGTTCTGCTGGTGGTGTTGCAACTGTACTCCACTGCGATGGATTTCGTGCAATGTTTCCCTCAACTACTAAAGTCAAGTGCCTCAGCGATGGTGGATTGTTTCTTGACGC AATTGATGTATCTGGTAGGCGCACTTTGAGAAGTATGTTTAGAAGAGTGGTTAGCCTACAG GGGGTGCAAAAGAATCTCCCATGGAGTTGTACCAATCGCCTCAACCCGACTTTG TGCTTTTTCCCCCAGCACTTAATTGCAAGTGTCAAGACTCCCCTTTTTCTGGTCAATGCAGCTTATGATACATGGCAG ATCCAGGCCAGTTTAGCTCCACGAACAGCAGACCCTAATGGCCTTTGGCATGCATGCACAAACAATAATGCAAACTGTGCTGCATGGCAAATTAAGTTTTTGCAAG GTTTCCGGTATCAGATGCTCAAAGCTGTAAGCGGATTCTCGAGGGCCGGTAAAAATGGTTTGTTCATAAATTCTTGCTTTTCTCATTGCCAGACCGAGAGACAAGACACCTGGTTTTCTCAAAATCCTCCCCTTATTGGAAATAAG GGGATAGCAAAATCAGTCGGAAACTGGTATTTCGATCGGTATAGTACCAAAGCTATAGATTGTCCGTACCCTTGTGACAAGACCTGCCATAATCTGGTGTTTAAGTGA
- the LOC103433124 gene encoding transcription factor HY5-like isoform X2, translating into MSVPIRAGDGEAKNPMLSISSSSSSSLEQPQRQPSGSSSLKLPHPSLLLHSNNKNSNKLEVSDEDMFMVPDVEALRPPNNSINNAASTIANATSNNNPDAQSGFPAKRHRGRNLVDKEYRRLKRLLRNRVSAQQARERKKIYVNDLESRAKELEDGNLKLEEKISTVVNENAMLRKVLMNTRPKVDEGIEQKQGSVK; encoded by the exons ATGTCAGTCCCAATCAGAGCAGGAGATGGTGAAGCCAAAAATCCGATGTTATCAatatcctcctcctcctcctccagttTGGAACAACCTCAGCGGCAGCCATCTGGTTCTTCTTCCTTGAAGCTTCCTCatccttctcttcttcttcatagTAACAACAAGAACAGTAACAAACTAG AAGTGAGCGATGAAGATATGTTCATGGTTCCGGACGTGGAGGCGTTACGTCCTCCCAATAATAGTATTAATAATGCGGCCTCAACAATCGCCAATGCCACCAGTAACAACAACCCAGATGCCCAGTCTGGCTTTCCGGCCAAGCGCCACCGAGGCCGAAACCTGGTCGATAAGGAGTACAGGCGGCTCAAGAG ATTGCTAAGGAACAGGGTGTCTGCTCAACAAGCCCGGGAGAGGAAAAAGATTTACGTCAACGATCTGGAATCAAGAGCCAAAGAATTGGAGGATGGGAATTTAAAGTTGGAAGAGAAGATATCTACGGTTGTTAATGAAAACGCCATGCTTCGAAAG GTTCTTATGAACACAAGGCCAAAAGTAGACGAAGGTATTGAACAAAAGCAAGGATCAGTTAAGTAA
- the LOC103433124 gene encoding transcription factor HY5-like isoform X1 — MSVPIRAGDGEAKNPMLSISSSSSSSLEQPQRQPSGSSSLKLPHPSLLLHSNNKNSNKLDVPWFWSLDDDGDNVPEVSDEDMFMVPDVEALRPPNNSINNAASTIANATSNNNPDAQSGFPAKRHRGRNLVDKEYRRLKRLLRNRVSAQQARERKKIYVNDLESRAKELEDGNLKLEEKISTVVNENAMLRKVLMNTRPKVDEGIEQKQGSVK; from the exons ATGTCAGTCCCAATCAGAGCAGGAGATGGTGAAGCCAAAAATCCGATGTTATCAatatcctcctcctcctcctccagttTGGAACAACCTCAGCGGCAGCCATCTGGTTCTTCTTCCTTGAAGCTTCCTCatccttctcttcttcttcatagTAACAACAAGAACAGTAACAAACTAG ACGTTCCTTGGTTTTGGTCATTGGATGATGATGGTGATAATGTTCCAGAAGTGAGCGATGAAGATATGTTCATGGTTCCGGACGTGGAGGCGTTACGTCCTCCCAATAATAGTATTAATAATGCGGCCTCAACAATCGCCAATGCCACCAGTAACAACAACCCAGATGCCCAGTCTGGCTTTCCGGCCAAGCGCCACCGAGGCCGAAACCTGGTCGATAAGGAGTACAGGCGGCTCAAGAG ATTGCTAAGGAACAGGGTGTCTGCTCAACAAGCCCGGGAGAGGAAAAAGATTTACGTCAACGATCTGGAATCAAGAGCCAAAGAATTGGAGGATGGGAATTTAAAGTTGGAAGAGAAGATATCTACGGTTGTTAATGAAAACGCCATGCTTCGAAAG GTTCTTATGAACACAAGGCCAAAAGTAGACGAAGGTATTGAACAAAAGCAAGGATCAGTTAAGTAA
- the LOC114821978 gene encoding uncharacterized protein translates to MSTEAAVVPVPADDQPIVEKVHEQTHEVKESDNSSPPKPDEKKDAKEDLAAENSVGSEVSTTKVEETPVDNENQTETPVVVEAEKVDDVPAEVVSEEIESSDKEPEQSSTKESASETVEAVENVPVGKPAAESVEENPVEKIESEAVEKEAEKAEAVEANEKSASEKAEAVEKEVDEKSSREEAEEVDEKKPVENVAFEEVEKEAEKDETIEAVEKEDKKTEAIEEADEQKPVENVATEEVEKEADEQKPVEIVATDEVEKEAEKDQTIEVVGKEPEKTEAIEAADEKKPDIEAVEKQIADEKPRVEASEANTSTEEAAGQSVEAPCETPLVKDSDTVSVVEGKQHEQLKDLLEMERNVEKELKTEENAATASSASTIEEAQKNEKEAEKDTAVPDVHKPVAENTEKEAGENAAEKDEEKKIVKTEQETEENVEKTDENAAQVADRDLVEAKEVASEKEEEYKDIKENEVVFAPSSAIVEPESKLEKTEEAKTETAAERLEASKEEAKQDVSVKAQKQSGGILSKVKQSIVKVKKAIIGKSPSSKVLSPAPEVKADEQVGVK, encoded by the exons ATGTCTACTGAGGCTGCTGTAGTACCTGTGCCTGCTGATGATCAG CCTAttgtggaaaaagttcatgaaCAAACACATGAGGTTAAGGAGAGTGATAATTCTTCTCCACCCAAACCTGATGAGAAAAAGGATGCAAAGGAAGATCTTGCAGCAGAGAACTCTGTTGGTTCAGAGGTCTCTACAACCAAGGTTGAAGAAACACCAGTGGATAACGAGAACCAGACCGAGACTCCTGTCGTTGTTGAGGCTGAGAAGGTTGATGATGTTCCAGCCGAAGTAGTCTCGGAAGAGATTGAAAGTTCTGATAAGGAGCCAGAGCAATCATCCACAAAAGAATCAGCTAGTGAAACAGTTGAAGCAGTTGAAAATGTACCAGTGGGGAAACCGGCAGCAGAGTCAGTTGAAGAAAATCCGGTTGAGAAAATAGAAAGCGAAGCAGTTGAGAAAGAAGCAGAGAAGGCAGAAGCTGTTGAAGCAAATGAGAAGTCAGCTAGTGAAAAAGCAGAAGCAGTTgagaaagaagtggatgagaAGTCGTCTAGAGAAGAAGCTGAAGAAGTGGATGAGAAAAAGCCAGTGGAGAATGTAGCATTTGAGGAAGTTGAGAAAGAAGCAGAGAAGGATGAAACTATTGAAGCAGTTGAGAAAGAAGACAAAAAGACGGAAGCAATTGAAGAAGCAGATGAGCAAAAGCCAGTGGAGAATGTAGCAACTGAAGAAGTTGAGAAAGAAGCAGATGAGCAAAAGCCAGTGGAGATTGTAGCAACTGACGAAGTTGAGAAAGAAGCAGAGAAGGATCAAACTATCGAGGTAGTTGGGAAAGAACCCGAAAAGACAGAAGCAATTGAAGCAGCTGATGAGAAGAAACCAGACATCGAAGCAGTTGAGAAACAGATAGCTGATGAGAAGCCAAGGGTTGAAGCTTCTGAGGCTAATACATCGACTGAAGAAGCAGCTGGTCAGTCGGTGGAGGCGCCTTGTGAAACGCCTCTTGTTAAAGATTCAGACACTGTAAGTGTAGTGGAGGGCAAGCAACATGAAcagctaaaagatttattagaGATGGAGAGAAATGTTGAGAAGGAACTCAAGACTGAAGAAAATGCTGCCACCGCTAGCTCTGCCTCAACCATTGAGGAAGCACAAAAGAATGAGAAAGAAGCTGAGAAAGATACTGCAGTTCCTGATGTACATAAGCCAGTTGCTGAGAACACCGAAAAAGAAGCAGGCGAAAATGCTGCAGAGAAGGATGAGGAGAAGAAGATTGTGAAAACAGAACAAGAAACTGAAGAGAATGTTGAGAAGACTGATGAAAATGCTGCACAAGTTGCCGATAGAGATTTAGTCGAGGCGAAAGAGGTAGCATCGGAGAAAGAAGAGGAGTACAAGGATATTAAAGAGAATGAAGTTGTTTTTGCTCCTTCTTCTGCCATTGTTGAACCCGAAAGTAAGTTGGAGAAAACCGAAGAAGCGAAAACTGAGACGGCTGCCGAGAGACTTGAGGCCTCCAAAGAGGAGGCGAAGCAAGATGTTTCAGTAAAAGCACAAAAGCAGTCAGGTGGGATCCTTTCGAAGGTGAAGCAGTCCATTGTGAAGGTGAAGAAAGCGATTATTGGGAAATCTCCAAGCTCAAAAGTGCTTTCCCCGGCACCAGAAGTCAAAGCAGATGAACAAGTCGGTGTCAAGTAG